The Streptomyces sp. NBC_01689 genome includes a window with the following:
- a CDS encoding ROK family protein — protein MKAGPSQEEIRRHNLGTLLRHVHIGGSMSRAVLAERMGLNRSTILGLVSELGSAGLVREELPRETGRAGRPSLVVRPESDRVYVLAFDVGVDRLAVARIGLGGIFLDRREIPIPPDPRSVDQVAEALAGSALDMHSTAPHGTHCVGVAAAVRGMVRRPDGLVRAVPYLGWKDEEFGTDLTRRLGLGLPVSVGNEASLGALAEHLRGAGTGCQDLLYLHGDIGIGGGVITGGQLLHGDGGYGGEIGHMVVNPRDGRPCACGARGCLEAEAGERALLEAARRDPSATGREAVHAVVEAADRGDIVARAALHDVGDWLGIGVANLVNVLNPRTVVFGGTLREVFLASAAQIRSRINRIALTASRENLRLRVGELGDDAVLIGAAELAFSEILVGPLETLARAGG, from the coding sequence ATGAAAGCCGGTCCCTCGCAGGAGGAGATTCGCCGGCACAACCTCGGCACCCTGCTCCGTCATGTACACATCGGTGGATCCATGTCGCGGGCCGTGCTGGCGGAGCGCATGGGGCTCAACCGCAGCACCATTCTGGGGCTGGTGAGCGAGCTGGGCTCGGCCGGTCTGGTCCGTGAGGAACTGCCGCGTGAGACCGGCAGGGCCGGCCGGCCGTCTCTGGTGGTACGGCCGGAGTCCGACCGCGTGTACGTCCTCGCGTTCGATGTGGGTGTCGATCGGCTGGCCGTCGCCCGCATCGGCCTGGGTGGCATCTTCCTCGACCGCAGGGAGATCCCCATACCCCCAGACCCTCGCAGCGTCGACCAGGTGGCCGAGGCCCTCGCCGGCTCCGCGCTGGACATGCACAGCACAGCACCGCACGGTACTCACTGCGTCGGGGTGGCCGCCGCCGTCCGCGGGATGGTTCGCCGACCCGACGGCCTCGTCCGAGCCGTCCCCTACCTCGGCTGGAAGGACGAGGAGTTCGGCACGGACCTCACGCGCAGGCTGGGCCTCGGCCTTCCCGTCTCCGTGGGCAACGAGGCCAGTCTCGGGGCGCTCGCGGAGCACCTGCGCGGCGCCGGAACGGGCTGCCAGGACCTCTTGTACCTGCATGGCGACATCGGCATCGGCGGCGGTGTCATCACCGGTGGCCAACTGCTGCACGGCGACGGCGGATACGGCGGCGAGATCGGGCACATGGTCGTCAACCCGCGCGATGGCAGGCCCTGCGCCTGCGGGGCGCGCGGCTGCCTGGAAGCCGAGGCGGGAGAGCGGGCCCTGCTGGAGGCCGCGCGGCGCGATCCGTCGGCCACCGGCCGGGAAGCCGTGCACGCCGTCGTCGAAGCGGCTGACCGAGGAGACATCGTCGCCCGCGCCGCCCTCCACGACGTCGGCGACTGGCTCGGCATCGGCGTCGCCAACCTGGTCAATGTGCTCAACCCGCGCACGGTCGTCTTCGGCGGGACGCTCCGCGAGGTGTTTCTCGCCTCGGCCGCCCAGATCCGCAGCCGTATCAACCGCATCGCCCTCACCGCCTCCCGCGAGAACCTCAGGCTGCGCGTGGGAGAACTCGGCGACGACGCGGTGCTCATCGGAGCCGCCGAACTAGCCTTCTCCGAGATCCTGGTCGGCCCACTGGAGACGCTGGCTCGCGCCGGTGGATGA
- a CDS encoding LacI family DNA-binding transcriptional regulator, with protein sequence MEGRRRPTIKSVAARAGVGRTTVSRVINGSELVSEKARTAVLAAIAELNYVPNSVARGLVTSRTNSVALVIPESESRLGSEPYFSAVIRGVSTALAETRTQLQLILVRDQSERDQLTESVAERRVDGVLLVSVHEHDPLPGLLEDMGLPTVLAGRRSADESLSHVHSDNAGGAAAAVEHLLARGRRTIGTISGPLDMDVARSRLQGWRETLGKAGHDAPDRLVASADFTEEGGEAAMRALLRQVPSLDAVFVASDVMAAGALAELRRQGRRVPDDVAVIGFDDSIIARHSTPPLTSVRQPVEEIGTAIARILLAEIDDPEEPRRHIVLPTELVVRDSS encoded by the coding sequence ATGGAGGGCAGGCGACGCCCGACCATCAAGAGCGTGGCCGCGCGTGCCGGCGTCGGACGCACCACGGTTTCACGAGTCATCAACGGTTCCGAACTCGTCAGCGAGAAGGCCAGGACCGCCGTACTCGCCGCCATCGCCGAACTGAACTACGTCCCGAACTCCGTCGCCCGGGGTCTCGTGACGAGCCGCACGAACTCCGTGGCCCTGGTCATACCCGAGTCGGAGAGCCGACTGGGCTCCGAGCCGTACTTCTCGGCAGTCATCCGCGGGGTCAGCACCGCCTTGGCGGAGACCCGGACACAACTGCAACTCATCCTTGTACGCGATCAGTCCGAACGAGACCAGCTCACCGAGTCGGTGGCGGAGCGGCGGGTGGACGGAGTCCTCCTCGTCTCAGTGCACGAACACGACCCGCTGCCGGGGCTTCTGGAGGACATGGGTCTGCCCACCGTGCTCGCCGGGCGCCGCTCGGCCGACGAGTCACTCAGCCACGTGCACTCCGACAACGCCGGCGGAGCCGCGGCGGCAGTCGAGCACCTGCTCGCTCGGGGGCGCCGGACGATCGGCACCATCAGCGGGCCGTTGGACATGGACGTGGCCCGCAGCAGGCTCCAGGGGTGGCGCGAGACCCTCGGAAAGGCGGGCCATGACGCCCCCGACCGGCTCGTGGCCTCGGCCGACTTCACCGAGGAGGGCGGCGAGGCCGCCATGCGTGCACTCCTTCGACAAGTTCCCTCGCTCGACGCCGTCTTCGTCGCCTCGGACGTCATGGCAGCGGGGGCGCTCGCGGAATTGCGCCGACAGGGGCGTCGCGTTCCCGATGACGTGGCGGTGATCGGGTTCGACGACTCCATCATCGCCCGCCACAGCACCCCGCCGCTCACCAGCGTGCGCCAGCCGGTCGAGGAGATCGGCACTGCGATCGCCCGGATTCTGCTGGCTGAGATCGATGATCCCGAGGAGCCTCGCAGGCACATCGTCCTTCCCACCGAACTGGTGGTGCGGGACTCGTCGTGA
- a CDS encoding extracellular solute-binding protein has translation MVRQKLRIRTRAVAAVSVVSALGLVVGCGSGGSGGTGGGKKDGKVTITMGLFGVMGFKETGLLDKYMKEHPDVVIKADVAGDEQTYYTALQTHLAAGSGLKDIQGIEIGRAKELSDTQKDNFVDLAGVAGTDHFLPWKQSQVTTTDKKVIGLGTDIGPMAVCYRKDLFEQAGLPTDREEVAKLWEGDWTKYVDAGVEFKQKSKGDKVAFMDSSSGLFNAMIYGHSQQFYDKRGELIYASNPVVKDAWKLASKAATSGLTAKLRQFQPGWDPGLANSTFATTVCPAWMLAHISEKAGPANKGKWDVAKAPQGANWGGSFLGVMEKSPVKKEAQELVAWLTSPEQQAYLFKKIGNFPSSKTALAMPDVVDAKSDYFSGAPIGQIFGAAAKEIPDEQVLGRKDGTIKDIFSQGLSLIESQNKSPDDAWKTTDQRIKKAAG, from the coding sequence ATGGTGCGACAGAAGTTACGTATACGCACACGAGCGGTAGCCGCCGTATCGGTCGTGTCGGCTCTCGGCCTGGTCGTCGGCTGCGGGAGCGGCGGCAGCGGTGGGACGGGGGGAGGGAAGAAGGACGGCAAGGTCACCATCACCATGGGGCTGTTCGGCGTCATGGGCTTCAAGGAGACCGGTCTGCTCGACAAGTACATGAAGGAGCATCCGGACGTCGTCATCAAGGCCGACGTCGCCGGTGACGAGCAGACCTACTACACCGCATTGCAGACTCACTTGGCCGCGGGCAGCGGGCTGAAGGACATCCAGGGCATAGAGATCGGCCGGGCCAAGGAATTGTCCGACACCCAGAAGGACAACTTCGTCGATCTGGCCGGTGTGGCCGGCACGGACCACTTCCTGCCGTGGAAGCAGAGCCAGGTCACCACCACGGACAAGAAGGTCATCGGCCTCGGCACCGACATCGGCCCGATGGCGGTCTGTTACCGCAAGGACCTCTTCGAGCAGGCAGGCCTGCCGACCGACCGCGAGGAGGTGGCCAAGCTGTGGGAGGGGGACTGGACCAAATACGTCGATGCGGGCGTGGAGTTCAAGCAGAAGTCCAAGGGTGACAAGGTCGCGTTCATGGACAGCTCCAGCGGACTGTTCAACGCCATGATCTACGGCCACTCCCAGCAGTTCTACGACAAGAGGGGGGAGTTGATCTATGCCTCCAACCCTGTCGTGAAGGACGCCTGGAAGCTGGCATCGAAGGCGGCCACTTCCGGTCTCACCGCGAAGCTCCGCCAGTTCCAGCCCGGTTGGGACCCCGGTCTGGCCAACAGCACTTTCGCCACCACCGTCTGTCCGGCATGGATGCTCGCGCACATCAGTGAGAAGGCGGGACCGGCGAACAAGGGCAAGTGGGACGTCGCCAAGGCGCCTCAGGGCGCCAACTGGGGCGGATCTTTCCTCGGCGTGATGGAGAAGAGCCCCGTGAAGAAGGAGGCGCAGGAGCTGGTGGCCTGGCTCACCTCCCCTGAACAGCAGGCGTACCTCTTCAAGAAGATCGGCAACTTCCCCTCGTCGAAGACCGCACTGGCGATGCCGGACGTCGTCGACGCCAAGTCGGACTACTTCAGCGGCGCGCCCATCGGCCAGATCTTCGGCGCCGCTGCCAAGGAGATCCCCGACGAGCAGGTGCTGGGCCGCAAGGACGGCACCATCAAGGACATCTTCTCGCAGGGACTGAGCTTGATCGAGTCCCAGAACAAGAGTCCGGACGATGCGTGGAAGACCACCGACCAGCGCATCAAGAAGGCCGCCGGCTGA
- a CDS encoding carbohydrate ABC transporter permease → MAISTSTPPDGPSGTMPTGTDPDPDGDLLRRRTLLHRLDVGGAPYAFIAPFFVVFAAFSLYPLIYTWWISLHRVELSTLNLMEWVGFDNYTALWNDERFWNALLNTFTIGVLSTVPQLMMALGLAHLLNYQLRGSTFFRVAALTPYATSVGAAALVFTMLFERDFGMINWMLNLVGVDNIDWENNKWAAQTAISTIVIWRWTGYNALLYLAAMQAIPRDRYEAAAIDGASRWQQFLKVTVPGIRSTIVFTIVLSTIGATQLFGEPLIFGQGPNGITGGADNQYQTLGLLLYEEGWKNYQMGRAATVAWAMFLLLIVVFVVQQVVRRVLARRT, encoded by the coding sequence GTGGCCATCTCCACCTCGACACCCCCTGACGGACCCTCTGGCACCATGCCGACCGGCACCGACCCCGACCCCGACGGGGACCTGCTCCGGCGCCGTACGCTGTTGCACCGCCTCGACGTGGGTGGAGCCCCCTACGCCTTCATCGCGCCGTTCTTCGTCGTCTTCGCCGCCTTCAGCCTCTATCCACTGATCTACACCTGGTGGATCTCCTTGCACCGCGTCGAGTTGTCGACCTTGAACCTCATGGAATGGGTCGGTTTCGACAACTACACGGCCCTGTGGAACGACGAGCGCTTCTGGAACGCGCTGCTCAACACATTCACCATCGGCGTGCTGTCGACCGTGCCGCAACTGATGATGGCCCTGGGGCTCGCCCACCTGCTCAACTACCAATTGCGTGGCTCCACGTTCTTCCGCGTCGCCGCGCTGACGCCCTACGCCACGTCGGTGGGGGCCGCTGCCCTCGTGTTCACGATGCTCTTCGAACGAGACTTCGGCATGATCAACTGGATGCTGAACCTGGTCGGCGTCGACAATATCGACTGGGAGAACAACAAATGGGCTGCTCAGACGGCGATTTCCACGATCGTGATCTGGCGCTGGACCGGCTACAACGCACTGCTGTACCTGGCGGCAATGCAAGCGATTCCTCGCGACCGCTACGAGGCCGCGGCGATCGACGGCGCCTCCCGCTGGCAGCAGTTCCTCAAGGTGACCGTCCCCGGTATCCGCTCCACCATCGTGTTCACCATCGTGCTGTCCACCATCGGCGCCACACAGCTCTTCGGTGAGCCCCTGATCTTCGGCCAGGGCCCGAACGGCATCACCGGGGGAGCGGACAACCAGTACCAGACGCTGGGACTGCTGCTGTACGAGGAGGGCTGGAAGAACTACCAGATGGGCCGGGCGGCCACGGTCGCCTGGGCAATGTTCCTCCTGCTCATCGTGGTGTTCGTCGTCCAACAAGTCGTCAGGCGCGTCCTCGCGCGCAGGACGTGA
- a CDS encoding carbohydrate ABC transporter permease, translating into MTTDSIPVRTADTCPEAAPKARRNTAPGGRRRPLFRHPGAGRQHHAGPVAYILLGIAALFSLFPLYWTLVAASTDNTRVTQTPPPFLPGPHLLDNLGKAWRDAALGKAMLNSMIVAGAIALSTVLFATLAGFAFAKLRFKGRNILLMLVIGTMLVPPQLGVVPLFMMMSELGWGQTLPAVIFPTLVSAVGVFFMRQYLTEALPDELVEAGRVDGAHSLRIFWSIVLPIARAPMAVLFMITFVHAWNDFFWPFIVLDMTNPTVPVALTQLSAGYVRDQSLIMAGALLGTLPLLAMFVVFGRQIVGGIMQGAVKG; encoded by the coding sequence ATGACCACAGACAGCATCCCGGTCCGGACGGCGGACACCTGCCCCGAGGCCGCACCCAAAGCTCGGAGGAACACCGCGCCCGGAGGGCGAAGGCGGCCGCTGTTCCGGCACCCGGGCGCGGGACGCCAGCATCACGCGGGACCCGTCGCCTACATCCTCCTGGGGATCGCAGCTCTCTTCTCCCTCTTCCCGCTCTACTGGACGCTGGTGGCAGCCTCGACCGACAACACCCGCGTCACCCAGACACCTCCGCCGTTCCTGCCCGGACCCCACCTGCTGGACAACCTGGGCAAGGCCTGGCGGGACGCCGCGCTGGGCAAGGCCATGCTCAACAGCATGATCGTGGCCGGGGCGATCGCCCTGTCCACGGTGCTCTTCGCCACACTGGCGGGTTTCGCCTTCGCGAAACTCCGCTTCAAGGGCCGCAACATCCTGCTCATGCTTGTGATCGGCACCATGCTGGTCCCGCCCCAACTCGGCGTCGTCCCCCTGTTCATGATGATGTCGGAACTGGGCTGGGGCCAGACCCTGCCCGCCGTCATCTTTCCCACTCTCGTCAGCGCCGTCGGCGTGTTCTTCATGCGGCAGTACCTGACCGAGGCGCTACCCGACGAACTCGTCGAAGCGGGCCGCGTGGACGGTGCGCACTCCCTGCGCATCTTCTGGAGCATTGTGCTGCCGATCGCCCGAGCTCCCATGGCCGTACTCTTCATGATCACATTCGTGCACGCCTGGAACGATTTCTTCTGGCCGTTCATCGTCCTCGACATGACCAACCCGACGGTGCCCGTCGCCCTCACCCAGCTGAGTGCCGGATATGTTCGCGACCAGTCCCTGATCATGGCCGGAGCGCTGCTCGGCACGCTGCCCCTGCTCGCGATGTTCGTCGTCTTCGGCCGGCAGATCGTCGGCGGAATCATGCAGGGCGCCGTCAAGGGATGA
- a CDS encoding GH1 family beta-glucosidase: MTTVTRRAAPAPDTTDTNRFPQGFTWGTATAAYQIEGAATADGRTPSIWDTYSHTPGRVRNGDTGDVATDHYHRWREDVAIMADLGVSAYRFSLSWPRVQPTGRGPAAQKGLDFYRALTDALLENGIEPVVTLYHWDLPQELEDAGGWPERVTSDRFADYATLAVKALGDRVKTWTTLNEPWCSAFLGYGSGVHAPGRTDPVAALRAAHHLNLGHGKAVQALRAELPSSARTSITLNIHHVRTLTESAEDVDAARRIDALANRIFTGPILGGRYPQDLLDDTAALTDWSFLRNGDTATIHQPLDFLGVNYYTPTLVSGATGGAGHHADGHGVSDHSPWPGADHVAFHRSPGSTTAMGWAVDPTGLYDLLLRLKADFPTTPLMITENGAAFDDYASPEGEVTDPERIAYLRSHLSAVRRAIAGGVDVRGYFLWSLLDNFEWGYGYSKRFGAVYVDYPTGRRIPKASARWYADVARTGTLPERSGETG; the protein is encoded by the coding sequence GTGACCACCGTTACCCGCCGTGCCGCTCCCGCTCCGGACACCACCGACACCAATCGATTTCCACAAGGGTTCACCTGGGGCACGGCGACCGCCGCCTACCAGATCGAGGGTGCCGCTACTGCCGACGGCCGCACGCCCTCCATCTGGGACACCTACTCGCACACCCCCGGCAGGGTGCGCAACGGTGACACCGGTGACGTGGCCACCGACCACTACCACCGCTGGCGGGAAGACGTCGCGATCATGGCCGATCTCGGCGTGAGCGCCTACCGGTTCTCCCTGTCGTGGCCCCGTGTCCAGCCCACTGGCCGCGGCCCGGCCGCCCAGAAAGGCCTCGACTTCTACCGGGCTTTGACCGACGCCCTGCTGGAGAACGGCATCGAACCGGTCGTCACGCTCTACCACTGGGACCTGCCACAGGAGCTGGAGGACGCGGGCGGCTGGCCGGAGCGCGTCACCAGCGATCGTTTCGCCGACTATGCGACCCTGGCCGTCAAGGCGCTCGGGGATCGGGTGAAGACCTGGACCACGCTCAACGAACCCTGGTGCAGCGCCTTCCTCGGATACGGCTCCGGTGTCCACGCCCCCGGACGGACCGACCCGGTCGCGGCCCTGCGCGCTGCACACCATCTCAATCTCGGCCACGGCAAGGCCGTTCAGGCCTTGCGTGCCGAACTGCCGTCCTCCGCCAGAACATCCATCACACTCAACATCCATCACGTGCGCACGCTCACCGAGTCCGCCGAGGACGTCGACGCGGCGCGCCGGATCGACGCACTGGCCAACCGCATCTTCACCGGCCCGATCCTGGGGGGCCGCTACCCCCAGGACCTTCTCGACGACACCGCCGCCCTGACCGACTGGTCCTTCCTGCGAAACGGAGACACGGCCACGATCCACCAACCGCTCGACTTCCTGGGCGTCAACTACTACACACCGACCCTCGTCTCCGGGGCGACCGGTGGGGCCGGTCACCACGCGGACGGCCACGGGGTGAGCGACCACAGTCCCTGGCCGGGCGCCGACCACGTCGCCTTCCACCGATCCCCGGGCAGTACCACCGCGATGGGCTGGGCGGTCGATCCCACCGGCCTGTACGACCTGTTGCTGCGGCTCAAGGCGGACTTCCCCACCACGCCGTTGATGATCACCGAGAACGGTGCCGCGTTCGACGACTACGCCAGTCCGGAAGGCGAGGTGACGGATCCGGAACGGATCGCCTACCTCCGCAGCCACCTGTCGGCTGTGCGGCGGGCGATCGCCGGGGGAGTCGATGTCCGGGGCTACTTCCTGTGGTCTCTGCTGGACAACTTCGAGTGGGGCTACGGCTACAGCAAGCGCTTCGGTGCTGTCTACGTCGACTACCCGACCGGCCGGCGCATTCCGAAGGCGAGCGCGCGGTGGTACGCCGACGTGGCGCGCACAGGCACCCTGCCGGAGAGGAGCGGCGAGACAGGATGA
- a CDS encoding PadR family transcriptional regulator, giving the protein MPLHHAVLALLTQRPNHGYELKARFEETIGPQWGGLNIGHLYQILERLVRDGYVARSQVVQTDRPDKNLYTLTEAGESELRGWATTAWVRVGGFRDELFLKLLGAVALGPQTLDKLIESQRQTYLSELAGLAQQRRAHTGEPLVAVLIDAAIAHTKADLALLDSAAQHLGPLAAAHGAQASERSRQQAPEPVEAADGNDGAERSA; this is encoded by the coding sequence ATGCCACTCCACCACGCCGTCCTCGCGCTGCTGACCCAGCGGCCGAACCACGGATACGAACTCAAGGCCCGTTTCGAGGAGACCATCGGCCCGCAGTGGGGCGGCCTGAACATCGGTCACCTGTACCAGATCCTCGAACGGCTGGTCCGTGACGGCTATGTCGCCAGGTCACAGGTCGTACAGACCGACCGGCCCGACAAGAATCTGTACACCCTCACCGAAGCCGGCGAGAGCGAGTTGCGTGGCTGGGCCACCACCGCCTGGGTCCGAGTCGGCGGGTTCCGCGACGAGCTGTTCCTCAAGCTCCTCGGTGCCGTGGCCCTGGGTCCGCAGACCCTCGACAAGCTGATCGAGTCTCAGCGGCAGACCTACCTCTCCGAACTCGCCGGGCTGGCTCAGCAGCGCCGGGCCCATACCGGCGAGCCACTGGTTGCGGTCCTGATCGACGCCGCCATCGCGCACACCAAGGCCGATCTCGCGCTGCTGGACAGCGCGGCACAGCATCTGGGACCGCTCGCCGCAGCCCACGGCGCGCAGGCGTCGGAGCGCTCACGGCAGCAGGCGCCCGAGCCCGTCGAGGCCGCTGACGGCAACGACGGAGCGGAAAGGTCGGCGTAG
- a CDS encoding ABC transporter ATP-binding protein produces the protein MAVSVALRGVSRRYPKLVALDGVELEVPAGEVVMLTGPSGAGKSTVLHVTGGMDKPDEGYVEIDGRKLVPRDLDGHRRRIGFVFQRFHLLPALTALDNVLAPVLPRRVDFDRRARGMELLEAVGLGQRADALPSQLSGGQQQRIAIARALVNRPGLLLADEPTGNLDSVIGREIIDLLMSLRERYGMTMLIATHDAEVASNGDRVVRLQDGRVTSDQRLTPSVDVLDRLGGLRP, from the coding sequence ATGGCTGTGAGCGTGGCATTGCGCGGGGTGAGCCGCCGGTATCCGAAGCTCGTCGCCCTGGACGGGGTGGAGCTGGAGGTTCCCGCTGGTGAAGTGGTGATGCTGACGGGGCCTTCCGGTGCCGGCAAGTCCACCGTGCTGCACGTAACGGGTGGTATGGACAAGCCCGACGAGGGCTATGTCGAGATCGACGGGAGGAAGCTGGTGCCCCGTGACCTGGACGGTCACCGGCGCCGCATCGGCTTCGTCTTCCAGCGCTTCCACCTGCTGCCCGCGCTGACCGCGCTGGACAACGTGCTCGCACCTGTGCTGCCGCGCAGGGTGGACTTCGACCGGCGAGCGCGGGGCATGGAGCTGCTCGAAGCGGTCGGTCTGGGGCAGCGGGCCGACGCTCTTCCCTCGCAGCTGTCAGGTGGCCAGCAACAACGCATCGCTATCGCCCGGGCGTTGGTCAACAGGCCGGGACTGCTGCTGGCCGACGAGCCGACGGGCAACCTGGACAGCGTCATCGGGCGAGAGATCATCGACCTGCTGATGTCGCTGCGTGAGCGGTACGGGATGACGATGCTGATCGCCACCCATGATGCGGAAGTTGCCTCCAACGGCGACCGGGTGGTGCGGTTGCAGGACGGCAGGGTCACCTCCGACCAACGGCTCACGCCCTCGGTTGACGTGCTGGACAGGCTGGGGGGCCTGCGCCCGTGA